The sequence AGGGGGAATTTCCCTTATTAAAAGATTCTAATAAGGAAAATTTGACTTTAAATAAGACTTTTTACTCTTATTAAAACCCTTTTTCTGTAGTGAAATGAAACGAACaacgaaaaatatataaaaaaacgttaaaaatgGAAAATGAGAAAATTGTATACAAATTTAAAACGGGAAAAATTATACACTAATTTCAAGTTTTTCAAGTTTTTATActtttcgttgattttaattgtgtaaataaaattttatggttACATTTAATTAATAACAATTACATTGATAATGGAATCACTATTCTATTCCACTATATTACAATTTTAGTtggggtaaataattataaagtccttatgtttttacttaacacgctagtaagtccatcatattataataaggtccttaagttttatcttaACCAATTCTTTAGTcttttttgtaaataaaagtcCAAAATTGTCCCTAGTTATATACATACAAAACatttatcttttagtttcaaatttaatctaattaatcttaaatgaagtttttgaactacatatacatcgaaattaatatacttgaaaaaatgtatttactaattttcttaaattgcaattatttttttctttgtttttttaatacaatatctttaaactaacattaaatattattataaattttttaaaaaatcatatttttttcttcattcttaaaatttattagaattgtaaaaACGTTTTGCAATGATAGTCTTactcctattttaataatttttaaaatatatttcattaattttcttagtcaataaattttacattattaaattaaagttatataattatataaaaattaataaatcaattactttatgttGGAGTTTATATCGGAGAGATTGTGATTAAtgtaggaaaaaagaaaaaatatataaaaaataggagaaatagatgttttattattaaaacataaagtaaagagtaattttggtattttaaaatttatttagtatagtttgaccattgacccaAGCATAAAGACTAAGGagttaacaaaaataaaaactaggggactatataattatttctaaagacACATGGACTAAGTAGTAAATTAGGTAAAAACACAgtaaccttataattatttacctttttaattgcattacaactttgattacattacattgcattacagtAATACCAAACGAACCCTTAAGGTAAATATTTgtctactttttctttttctataatCACTTCACCAAGGTCTATTGAGGACAATATAAGCTCACATTTTTTGAGACTGAAGAAAGTAGATAGACAGACCAATTTAATTAAATCCCTgaaacagataaaaaaaaataggttTATTATAATGGTACGCGTAATTACtttcatttttatcatttttttagactAAGGGTCCATTTATTTCATCTGCTTCTGTTTTCTGCTACTGTTAGTTATTTCCTGTTACTGATGGGTAgcaaatattagttgatttttatgtaaaaacagTTGTTTTGAATTTTTACCAAACGTTTTTTTATCTCCTGTTTAGACTTAAAAGACAAAAGGCAGTTTCGAAAATTGAAAAATGGATGCTAAAACCAAATGAAAATTTGTCCATTTTTTTCTAAAGAATGTGGAGATTGATTTCAATTATACTTTTTCTACTCTGATTtcgttaattaattatttgttttCCATACATGTCCTTTTTatagagcaattttacccttaacgttgacaatttgggtcaatttgagaaatattaattcatcaaattgtcttctcggtcataaatATTGTCAactacacttcacatatgcaTCAATTTAACAGTCATTAATAGCAGCAAATAACAAACGTATCattagatgtgaaaaaaatataaacaaataaaaataatgtaccgtcttttgtacaagttggataaaaaaattcaaatgttttatccaatttataaatattaatctctaattctattattaaatcataaaaaaatatgaaattttttgTAAACCAACTAATATTATTGGtacagaataagaaacaaaatatttgtattttattataatatctgaaattgactaATTTGCcaataaaattgcatcatttcaaacgttagggtatttttgcatcttatccatTTCTTTATAGCTatccccaatattttataagtattcttttcttttaattatatATCTAATGCGTGTGTATAATAACTAATTATGTCCGGATTGGTTATGTTTAAATAAATACAATGGCTTATTATGAAAATAATCTAAATTAGAAAAGCAAATAAGCAAAGGACAAAGGATTTCGTTCAAATTAAAAAGATAAGAAGGTAAAATATTTTAATgactaatattaaataaaatattaattttaatccgTAAAAAAGGAGAAACTATTACATCAATTTCATCATTATTGTTTTATAATATATCGAAATACACATAGATTttacaatatataaatatataatgatAAGTTATGCTCGGATTTCAAGGATAATTTTAAGTCTGATATGTAATGATTGTGCCAAAACGGATTCGGACCCGAATGGACTTAATATATGCAAAACGTTGTCCAAATCTAGAGAGTAGGTTTAGATAAGTTGGAGAGTATTTGGActatatacatatttattttcatttaccATATTTAATTATTACAAACTCTACACTAATATTTGATTACTtgtcctgtttggtaaagaactTTTTGAGGTAAAATTAGAGATTCGAGAAAACaactaataaaaaaagtaatcagctaacagGTATTTATCAAAGAAAAATCTCTAGACCTTATTCCTATGTTCTTTTTTTCTGTCATTTCTTGTTTTAaagctttcaaaaaaaaaaagttcaaatttGTTATTTCGTTTTTTAAAAGTTATTCATAAGGTATGAAATGAAACGGATAAATTTTACTTCTACCTAACATAAAACTTATTGATTTTACTATTATTTAACTATCACACCTTCAAAATAAATTTGGCCATAAATcaaaataatttatatgttttaaatcaatcgtttgtaactatattaataacatatTATGATTTACAGAcaacattttaatttttcttataaCTGTATTAACAAAGTACGCATTTTTCTTATAACATATTCAATAGATGCTTAAATAATGGATAAAAAAAAGGCTAGTATGTTTAAATAGAGGTAAAATTGGTCCAGGTTGgaattagaagtaaaattttaCTATTCATATGTTAAAGGTAAATTTACACTTTCCAAAAACAAAAAGGATAATTTGCACACCTTAGTCCAAAAAGCACTAGTCCAGCTGCTTGCAAAAGCCGGGAAAAAATCTAAACAGCCACATCCTTATCGGACGTAGCCTTTTATTGACATATAATagttaatagtttttttttttttggtacaaCATTCCGGTGAGTTTTTGTACACGACtagaaaatacaaattacattaATACAGACTTAACCAATAAGTGGAGAAGAAGCTCAATGTGAATTGGAAGAACTCAAGATCTATATAATTGGTTTAACATCTTCAAAATCTTCTCCTTGATTAACACTCTCCATTCTTTGTTTTGCAGCTTCGGaaacaaagaaaaacaaatagttAGACCGCTTTACAAGCCTCAAAACTCCGGTTTGGTGTACTCCGACTATCAGAAATGGAACGGAATTGACATACTCGTTATTTTGTAACTAAACCCCTTGTTGTTTAACATTTGTCATAACTATTTTCCTTTTGGCTTGAAAATAAGAAATTCAATAACCGAAAATGACACGTGGATATCATCTGAGCCATTTTTAACCACgtgagaaaaaaaaacacacaacgaaaattattatttttcttgctTCCCCAATCCGTGCCAAAAAAAGTAGTGACTTGAGACGCATGTTGCGTCTCTCGGAAATAAGTTTACTGATTTCAAGTTAAAAGGACAGTAGAGGAAACTAAAATAATGCTAAGTGTGCGAAAGAAAAGTTTACTAGGCAGTGGAATGGATCTTGCACAGTGAGTTGTGTGGAAGAACCTATTTATTTGCCTTAAGAATGGAGTAAACTGCATCGATGGTCACTAAAGTGTGAGGTATGTTTCAAAAATGTCACTGaactctattttattttaataaactcACTGGActctaatttttatttcaataaaattgaCTGGACAATTCAAATAGAAAAATCACTGAAAAATAGTAACATGGAAGTCATGTTGGAAAAAGATTCTTTTATGTATTACATGATAGTCACATGTGTTCCATGTGAAagctaaaaaatatatattcacgTGACAGTTCCAAACAATTGGTTTAAGTAAATAAAAactgtcatttttttttttgctgtcaAGTGACTGTCATGTCATACTTAAAAGTAAGTCATTTTCAATGTGACTGCCACGACATTATTTCGGTGACTTTTTCTGTCTCAAATGGCCGGAATGACttctattgaaataaaaaaggaatttattgaaacaaaatgaaaactaGTAATCTTTTTCAAACATGCTCCAAACTTCAATGACCATCAATGCACTTTACCCCTTAACAATGCTTTGCAAGGATGCATCCTATGGATCTTCATGGCTCTCgctcactctctctctctcatataCAATGCCGTAAACCTAATGGATGGTTTAGGATAAATTAGGTCCAAGTCAGGCGAGTGGTTGCAGTAGAGGCGGTTCTAGGGCGCCTTTACATCTTTAGAAGGTTCTAGCCCAATCTGGCAACCACCTGAGATATAAGCTTGATCATCTGAATCTCTATACCGTAAATTTGCTGGCCATGATCTTCCCTCTCTGTCTATAAGAATCACCTTGCAAAACTCAATGCTTTGGAAGTGCAGCCTCACAAATTTTCCGGGTATGTACTGCTCGGAAACAAGAATTAGAGAGGATTTGATAAAAGAATCACAACACAAACATAAATTTTTCAAAAGCATAGAGTAGGAAGTAACAACCAGTTTAGAGTCAACCCAACGATCTTTCGCGATTTCCCTGAATCACCAAGCACTTTTAGGATCTAATCTTCAAATTATAATAGCCAGTGTTTTCAAAACGGATAACAAATATACAATTCAACTCAAACATGCATAATACTACGAAATAAATGAACTTAGGCAAGCCAGATACTTTTGCTACTTCTTCAGGAATGTCCTGCAATTGATTTCGCATATGAATGATCGATCATCAACGAGCCTTAATCAAAttattatattggattggtacTGACCAGCTGAGATTTTCAACGGTTGGAAGCCTCAGTAGTAGCATGAAGATGTCCGGGTGACCAAGAATCAGTTTCTGCATTATTCTGATCCATGACTTCCTGCTTAACTTCTAGATGTTCTTGACGTCCTTAATGACATCATTGATCAAAGCAAAATGTAAGTACGTAACACAAATACAAATATATTGATAACATGTATTTTCATACACGTTTGGAAAGTTATTCATAAAGTatgaaatggtaaaattttacctctaacaaacaattttacccctacctAACATAAAAATTTACCGGACtgatttgattattatttaactATCACACATTCCAAATAAATTTGCGATAAATCGAAATAATTTCATGTGTTTCAACATGTAGTTTGTAATTGTATTAATAACATAGTAATTATTGCAGACAATTTATTTTGTGATACGTAGTAAATATAACCGACAgcaatttaattgattttttttaataactgtGTTCAAACAGGGGTTCGAGTGAccaagaggtcatgggttcgagtcttaggagccgcctcttgccaaataattggcaagggaaggcttgcccccagtacacccatgtggtgggatccctccccggaccctcgctcagcggggacgcgtagtgcaacCGGGCCGCCCTTTGTGTTCAAACAGGAAACATTTGAAACATAATTAATGTTTAGTACATAGAATAAAGTATATTTAAGtagaggtaaaattgattttgattggaattattagaggtaaaattttaCTATTTCATACTCTTTCCAAAAAACGAAAAGGATAATTTGCACCTTAATCCAAAAAGAATTAGTCAGGCTGTTTGCAAAAGCAgggaaaaaaaatctaaaaaaaccaCATCCTTATCGGACGTGGCGTTTTATTGGCATATaatagttagttttttttttgtactacAACAACATTACGGTGagtttttatacataaaacTGTAGGCGACtagaaaatacaaattacattaAGAAACACTCAATAAAGAAGTGGAGAAGAAGCTCAAAGCTGTGAATTGGAAGAACTCAAGATCTATATAATTGGTTTAACATCTTCAAAATCTTCTCCCATGCCCTCTTGATTACTACTCTCCATTCTTTGTTTTGCAGCTtccaaaacaaagaaaaacaaatagttAGGCCGCTTTACAAGCCTCAAAACTCGGGTTTGGTGTCCTCCGACTATCAGAAATGGAACGGAATTGACATACTCGTTATTTTGTAACAACAAACACCTTGTTGTTTAACTTTTGTCATAACTATTGTCCTTTTGGCTTGAAAATAAGAAATTCAGTGACTGGAAATGACACGTGGATGTCATGTCAACCATTTTTAACCACgtgagaaataaaaaaacacaacgaaaattattatttttcttgcaTCCCCAATCCTCGTGTCAAAAAAGTAGTGACTTGAGACACATGTTGCGTCTCTCGGAAATTAGTTTATTGATTTGAAGTCAAAAGGACAATAGACCAAACTAAAATAATGCTAAGCAAAGTTAATTGGGCAGTGGAATGGACCTTGCACAGTGAGTTGTGAGGAAGAACCTTTTTATTTCCTTAAGAATGGAGTAAATTGCACCGATGGTCACTGAAATTTGGGGTTTGTTTCAAAAATGTCACTaaacttcatttttatttcaataaaattgaCTAGCCAATTCAGCTAGAAAAAATCACTGAAAATAGTAGCATGGAAGTCACTTTGGAAAAAGATTCATTCATGTATCACATGACAGTCACGCGTGAAAGctaaaaaaatacattttcacTGTCATGTGACAGTCCCGAGCAGTTggttaagtaaataaaaaatgtaattttttctaCCGTCACGTGACTGTCATGTTATACTTAAAAGTAAGTCATTTTCAATGCAACTAGCACATCACACCTTAAGTGACTTTTTTTCTCAGATGGCCGGAATGATTTTATAGCAATTAAAAGGAATTTACTGAAGCAAAATGAACTCTAATGATCTTTCTGAAACATACTCCAAACTTCAAAGACCATCAGTGCACTTTACCCCTTAACAATGCATTGCAAGGATGAATGCTTTACAAGTATGGATCCTAGGGATCTTCAtggctctctctctctctctctcattcaCAATGCCCTAAACCTCTATGTATAGGCCTCACACCAACCTAATGGATGGTTTAGGATAAATGAGGTCCAAATGGTTGAGGTTAATCCTCCAAAAAAAACGAAGAGGCAGTCGAGTGGTTGCAGACTTGCAGTAGAGGCGGTTCTAGGCCAATCTGGCAAGCGCAGACAAGCAGGGGCATACGGCCCCCTAGGGGAGAGCCATCTGGCACATTCTCACATATTCTTGGCCAATCTAGCCTATCCTCATCAACCTTGTTGTCCATTCTAGCCCAATCTCACTGTAGGAACTTTCTAGTGGCAGAACTGGGGTACTGTTGAATGGAACATTCCAAAGTCTCATCCTCCCACGCCTGCATAACAGCTACTATGAGGGGGGCAACGCTAAGAACACATAGGCTGTTTGCACGGCCCCATGGGCGACTAGCATGGACCTAGCCCCGGCTCTAGACATCCTCCACACTCCATCAACCCACCCGACAAATGGGGAGAGATTTCTCGCTATAAATTAAGAGTTGTGGCAATTCCATTCCATTTCTGATAGTTAAAGCACAATGGGTGTAATTAACCCCTCAAAACTCACATAAATTTAGTAATCAGGGTTGGAAATTTACCATAATAATTCATCACACGTGTTTTCGGTTCTCCTTTAACCAGTTCTAACATGAAGACATCTCCCACTTTTATCCCATTTCTTTTAGCAAATTCAGTCCAGCCATATCTAATAAAAACTTCACCACTTTTATCCAACTTTGTTGCCACTTGCCATGAATTTCCCATTTCATTCCTAATGATCATTTCTGAACATACGCTGGTAAGAAGGCCATTCCTCCGTGCAAAGTCTGTTGGAATTCTCTGCAAAAGTTTCATCTcaagatgtgaaaaaaataaatgcaGCATTATTGATGAAATCTTTATGATTTGAGTTAGTTAGTACTCACAATTTGACCGAGTTGAACCATTGATGATTTCAGAATAACAAAGAAATGTGAGGGTTTCTCAATCGTTGAAGAAGCAGTTTCCTCATTCTTTCTGGCGTTATGGTTTGTTTTGAACTCTGCAGTATAGTATTTATGTTAGAAAACTTGGGATCACAATTGCTATTGGGTTTCTGACTAAGTTTCCTCAAGGATTTCCCTAACATGAAATTAATGATAGCAATTCCATTAATTTCCCTATgaacgtatttgaataattaaaacacAGTACGTAAAAAGATATGAAGGATTGAGGATATTTATAACCAAAAAGTTGGTTGACAAACTGTTTATTCTTATCCAAAATACAGATGTGTCCAGACaatataaaatacagatttccttcttattctttccATGTGCAATTCCCACAACACcaatattaaagactaatatcCAACAATTTATTGGCTACAAACATATTGATTTTGCAGCACAAGGACTTCTCAGAAAGGTTAACTTACCACACATTTTGAGTGCAGGCCTTTCCCCCTTTTTGATGAactcgaaaacgaaagtgtccCCCGGGTTAAGATCATTAGCAACACGGAACTCATTCCAACCACCTGATATATAAGCTTGATCATCTGAATCTCTGTACCGTAAATTTGCTGGCCATGATCTTCCCTCTCGGTCTATAAGAATCACCTTGCAAAACTCAATGTTTTGGAAGTGTAGCCTCACAAATTTTCCGGGTATGTACTGCTTGGAAACAAGAATTAGAGAGGATTTGATAAAAGAATCACAACACAAACataaatttttcaaaaacataGAGTAGGAAGTAACAACCAGTTTAGAGTCAACCCAACGATCATATACTTTCGCCACGAAGAAGCGGCTTCCAGTCACGGGTTGCTTATTCTTTCGCAATTTCCCTGAATCACCAAGCACATTTAGGATCTAATCTTCAAAATATAATAGCCAGTGTTTTCAATATGGATAACAAATATATAATTCAACTCAAACATGCATAATACTACGAAATAAATGAACTTACCCAAGCCAGATACTTTTGTTACTTCTTCAGGAATGTGCTGAAATTGATTTCGCATATGAATGATCCATCATCAACAAGCCTTAATCAAAttattatattggattggtacTCACCAGCTGAGTTCTTTCACGGTTGGAAGCCTCAGTAGTAGCATGAAGATGTCGGGGTGACCAAGAATCAGTTTCTGCATTATTCTGATCCATAACTTCCTGCTTAACTTCTGGATGTTCTTGAAGTCCTTAATGACATCATTGATCAAAAGCAAAATGTAAGTAGGTAACACAAATACAAATATATTGATAACATGTATTTTCATACACGTTTGGTGCTTAATTCTAGTTTAGTTTCATGTTATTTTTTATGCTTTTGCATCATATTTTCACTTCTTTTTTGGAGCTTTCCAGGTGTTACCTAGTTATTTTGGGATCCACGGAGATCAAGTGAGTCAGGAGAGGTTTTCGGAGACGGGAAACGAGTTGCTGAAACAGATAGAACTTGGCAAGTTCTCCATTGTTCCAGCAACTCAACAAGTTCTCACCTATTTTTCCCCACTGAGTTCCAGTGTAAACAACTCAGCGAGTTCTTCAAGTGACTCGTCAAGTTCTTTCCGCAACACGATCAAATTTCATTCTGTTCATCGAACCCCTAAGGCGAAATATGCATTTGGGAAAGAGGAACCATGATCGAAGAGAGGTAGGCAAAATTCAAATGATAACAGACATTCTAGTTTTTGGCTTGCAATAAAGCTAAGCCGCTCATCACCGGAGACTGAGTTGGACTCATTCATCTTGATTTCTACAATCAATCATTTCGAATTTCTAGTTCTTTCTGAACTTTTTCTCAATATGTGTATTTTGTGTTTATTGGCTGTTTTTAATTTAGACAGACACTTGAAGAGACCCGGTTTACCTTTAGTCTAAAATTAAACACAACCTTGATTCTCATGAGCCTATACCAACAACCATTGATTGAAACTTTTTTTTCCGTTTCATCTTTGAGATTAAAAACTTACTTTGCATTTTCAGAACAGGTATCTTCCCGTTTCTAGTAAGCTCAACAAGCAATGAATCTCCTATCTTAAGCTTATGAGCAAGGCGGAAGGATTTCCAAGCACCTCCAACATAAGTTTTACCAGTTGAACTTTTGTAAAATAGTTTTGCTGGCCAACAGTTCCCTTCTCCATCCTTAAGAATCATCGAACAACATCGACCATATAGACCGTGTTGTTTTGCAAATCCCCGGGGAATATACTGCCACAACACAAAAATTACCGGTTTTGAAAAAAGAATTTTGAAATGCATATCCCCTGAGCACAAGCATTAAGTACTTACCACTCTACCACACTTGAAGCTGTCTCGTATGAGCTCAATTACACAACGAGGATGTTCAAAAACAGTGGAGCTAGCTTTTTCTTCTAATCTAGTTTCcagtttcttctttttttccaaTTTCTTCCCTGCATTACATAAACATAATCATTAGACatcatttttataaattaactatgCATTAATCCCAATGAGTCCTTAAATTACATGATGGCTAAATTACATGATGGCTAAATTTAATTCATCTCATAATTTTTCAGTGGTTCAAAAACGTCAAAATCCTTTCCGgtgttaaaaataattgatcaagggcttaatgtatCCGTTTAAAAAGATCGGGAGCTTAATCAGTAAAATTTGAATTGATCAAAAGATGAAATATGCCTTTTTCCAATATTCAATTAAACTCAAACATGCATAATACTAGGAAAGAAATGAACTTACAGCAGCCGGAATTTTTCACTACTTCTTCAGGAATTTTCTGCAATTGATTTCACATGTGAATGATCAATCATCCGCAAGCATACCAAATTATTATATTGGGTTGGTACTCACCGGCTGAGATTTTTCAAGGTTGTAAGCTTCAGTAGTAGCATGAAGATGTCCGGGTGACGAAGAATCAGCTTCTGTGTTATTCTCACTCATGATTTCCTGCTTAACTTCTGGATGTTCTTGCAATGCTTCATGATATCATTGATCAAAAGAAAACATAGTGTTAATTTCTCATGTAATATACCAATCATTGATTGAAAGGTTTTTTCTGTTTCATCTTTGAGGATTGAAAACTTACTTCGTATTTTCAGAACAGGTATCTTCCCATTTCTAGTAAGCTCAACAATTAATAAATCTCCTGTCTTAAGCTTACGAGCAACACAGAAGGAAGGCCAACCACCTGCAATATAAGTTTTACCGGACGACCTTTTGTACAATAGATTTGCTGGCCAACAATTCCCTTCTTCATCCTTAAGAATCATTGAACAACATCGACCATATAGGCCGCTTTTCCTTGCAAATTTCCGGGGAATATTCTGACTCAACACAAAAATTACCAGGTTTGAAAAGAAAATTATGTAATGCAGGTATATTTCCCGAGCATAAGTCCTGAGTAGTTACCAATCTAGATTTCTTGATGTTTTTTGGTGTGAGTTGAATTACAGAATAAGGATATTCGAGAACAGAGGAGCTAGCTTTTGCCTCTAAACTAGTTTTGACTTTCTCATTTTCTTCCGATTTCTTCTCTGCATTACAGAAAAATAATCATCAGAGAACATTCTATACAACAACTAAGCATTAATCCTTAAAGATATATGATCTTTTGGGGGCATCATTGTTAGAAATTTGTTCGGTGGTTCAAAAACATCAACATCCTTTTCTGACCGAGTTCCAAATGCATATTTGGGGCTTAATTGTTAGAAATTTGATCAGTTTTTTATTATAACAGTTTGATATGTGGAATAAGAAATTACACATGCAATCACAATAACAAGAGATACGTTGTTCGGCTAATTTTGCTTACATCCACATGCAAGGAGGAGCACATAATTCATTAGTGATTGACAAGTTCATACGACATCTCATCATTTACCCAAGTCCCTAACTCTTAAATCGCATGAGACCCCATTACATCTAAAGCTCACACATACATATGCATATCTCAAGAGCACAAGCTCCAAAACTCGCATCACAAATAAATATGCACACAAACCTTACATATATAGGCTTAAAAAGTATAATCCTTTACCAAGTAGAATCCACTTAAAGAGAATGTTTTCAATTTCTATTCTTCTAATTAAGAAAACAAACTAATTGGCATTCTAGAAAATGGATTTGGAAATGACAGTAATGTgtcaaaaaatgaaattaatcataAAATGTAGGGTTGGAAAATCAGAATTAGACCTAGATGATCAATTACAATAAGGAATTGGGAAATGAACTTAAATTAAACATGATCTACGCATGCAATATGAAATTAATCTCAAATTGGGGAAGAAATACATAGttgcaaaataaagaacaaaaccCAGATGAACAGAGAACAGAGAACAGAAAGAAACGAAATTTACCACTACTTGAATCTTCGGGAACATTCTGttcttcaatttcaattttctcctcttcttctgtAGAAGCAGCAATAAAGGAAGGATATTCCCTCTCACAAGTAGTACGGTCAAAAACCAGAACAAAAAAAACCAGATCTCCTTCATGTCTGAAAACCAAAAAATCCCCAATTTGCAAGCCGTGATCTTCCACAAATTGTTTCCACCCATCTTCCAATCGTCTCCCATTGATCTTCACAGGCCAAAGCTTCCCCCCTTGTCGGCTTCCCAGCATAGCTTTATCACAATTTTGTTCTGTAAAATACTTGGAGAAGGCACCTGGAATTAACTGCAAAAAAAAGGGGGGAAAACGATGATCAAGTAATTACAGtag comes from Euphorbia lathyris chromosome 8, ddEupLath1.1, whole genome shotgun sequence and encodes:
- the LOC136202824 gene encoding putative B3 domain-containing protein REM15 — its product is MSATLLTKPHFFKPLLPGFEDDFLIPGAFSKYFTEQNCDKAMLGSRQGGKLWPVKINGRRLEDGWKQFVEDHGLQIGDFLVFRHEGDLVFFVLVFDRTTCEREYPSFIAASTEEEEKIEIEEQNVPEDSSSEKKSEENEKVKTSLEAKASSSVLEYPYSVIQLTPKNIKKSRLNIPRKFARKSGLYGRCCSMILKDEEGNCWPANLLYKRSSGKTYIAGGWPSFCVARKLKTGDLLIVELTRNGKIPVLKIRTLQEHPEVKQEIMSENNTEADSSSPGHLHATTEAYNLEKSQPKIPEEVVKNSGCWKKLEKKKKLETRLEEKASSTVFEHPRCVIELIRDSFKCGRVYIPRGFAKQHGLYGRCCSMILKDGEGNCWPAKLFYKSSTGKTYVGGAWKSFRLAHKLKIGDSLLVELTRNGKIPVLKMQRLQEHPEVKQEVMDQNNAETDSWSPRHLHATTEASNRERTQLHIPEEVTKVSGLGKLRKNKQPVTGSRFFVAKVYDRWVDSKLYIPGKFVRLHFQNIEFCKVILIDREGRSWPANLRYRDSDDQAYISGGWNEFRVANDLNPGDTFVFEFIKKGERPALKMCEFKTNHNARKNEETASSTIEKPSHFFVILKSSMVQLGQIRIPTDFARRNGLLTSVCSEMIIRNEMGNSWQVATKLDKSGEVFIRYGWTEFAKRNGIKVGDVFMLELVKGEPKTRVMNYYAAKQRMESSNQEGMGEDFEDVKPII